The following are encoded in a window of Clostridium thermarum genomic DNA:
- a CDS encoding sugar phosphate isomerase/epimerase family protein codes for MLQIGVQTKNVVFDSNPSSGFQLLKKSGFSCADFSLNSYLLNTSLYKLELNEFFNKSDSELEAFFAPHKKAAEVAGVIINQMHMPYPCYVTNGSKELNDYLANVVAIKSLKICKYFDCSNIVIHGFKLARSLGSEEMEWKYTEDFLKIIAPLAKEMKITICIENIYTSIGNHILEGPCCNAQKAAERIDRFNDKYGAEVLGFCFDTGHANLVGIDFEGFITTLGHRLKVLHIHDNDGIGDLHQIPFTFTKTRENRASTDWNGFIQGLKNIKYDKVLSFETAPVLTSFPDEMKSEVLQFIAKIGQYFSSKIEC; via the coding sequence TTGCTGCAAATAGGCGTACAAACAAAAAATGTGGTTTTTGACAGCAATCCATCTTCAGGCTTCCAACTTTTAAAAAAGTCAGGCTTTTCCTGTGCGGATTTCAGCCTTAATTCATATTTACTGAATACATCACTTTACAAATTGGAGTTAAATGAATTCTTTAATAAATCGGACAGTGAGCTTGAAGCTTTTTTTGCACCACATAAAAAAGCAGCTGAAGTAGCAGGGGTAATAATAAATCAGATGCATATGCCATACCCCTGTTATGTTACCAACGGAAGTAAGGAACTTAATGATTATTTAGCAAATGTCGTGGCAATAAAAAGTTTAAAAATTTGTAAATACTTCGATTGCTCAAACATTGTAATTCATGGCTTTAAACTTGCACGAAGTCTTGGTTCTGAAGAAATGGAATGGAAATATACAGAAGACTTTCTCAAAATAATTGCACCCTTAGCAAAGGAAATGAAGATAACAATTTGTATTGAAAATATCTACACAAGTATTGGTAATCATATTCTTGAAGGACCATGCTGCAATGCACAAAAAGCTGCTGAGCGTATTGATAGATTTAACGATAAATACGGCGCGGAGGTTTTGGGATTTTGTTTTGACACAGGACATGCTAATTTAGTTGGAATTGACTTTGAGGGTTTCATAACAACTCTTGGACATCGATTAAAGGTCCTTCACATTCATGATAACGATGGAATCGGTGACCTTCATCAGATACCATTTACATTCACAAAAACACGTGAAAATAGGGCGTCAACGGATTGGAATGGATTTATCCAGGGACTTAAAAATATAAAATATGACAAGGTTTTGAGTTTTGAAACGGCACCTGTGCTTACTTCATTTCCTGATGAAATGAAATCTGAAGTACTCCAGTTTATTGCTAAAATAGGACAATACTTTTCCAGCAAGATTGAATGTTAA
- a CDS encoding flagellin, whose translation MRLNHNLASLNIYRNHVKNLKSNSLAMNNISSGQKISSAKDNPNAIAQSEKLRLQIRGLQMASRNVQDGASMLQNADGALDSVTSMLQRIRELTVQAGGVNSVEDRKTIQDEINQMIKGIDQTINTNEFNGVKLLASGAKGNEKPSIIKMPSGANVGEEVEIPVYKLTSDMIGNSKNGDKLADINILSSKGISTALQTIDGALETVSTARSKYGAIQNRFESLYNNLSETEAALQNAESSVKDADIAYEMMQISKSNILIEAGNAMMVQSNNFPKEILKILENLRG comes from the coding sequence ATGAGATTAAATCACAATTTAGCATCCTTAAACATATATAGAAACCATGTAAAAAATCTTAAATCTAATAGCCTTGCTATGAATAACATATCCTCCGGGCAAAAAATCAGCAGCGCAAAGGACAACCCCAACGCTATCGCCCAGAGTGAAAAGCTAAGACTCCAGATTAGAGGGCTTCAGATGGCATCCAGAAATGTGCAGGATGGAGCAAGTATGCTGCAAAATGCAGATGGAGCCTTGGATTCCGTAACCTCCATGCTTCAGAGAATCAGAGAGCTTACTGTACAGGCTGGGGGAGTCAATTCAGTAGAAGATAGAAAAACCATACAGGATGAAATTAACCAGATGATTAAGGGCATAGATCAAACAATAAACACTAATGAGTTCAATGGAGTAAAGCTATTAGCCTCTGGCGCCAAGGGTAACGAAAAGCCTAGTATTATTAAGATGCCAAGTGGGGCAAATGTAGGTGAAGAGGTAGAAATTCCTGTATACAAACTCACTTCAGATATGATAGGAAATTCAAAAAACGGAGACAAACTTGCTGATATAAATATACTTTCAAGCAAAGGTATCAGTACAGCCTTACAGACCATAGATGGAGCCTTAGAAACAGTATCCACGGCCAGAAGTAAATATGGAGCCATACAAAACAGGTTTGAAAGCTTGTATAATAATTTGAGTGAAACAGAAGCAGCGTTACAAAATGCTGAGAGCAGCGTTAAGGATGCAGATATAGCTTACGAAATGATGCAAATCTCTAAGTCCAATATTTTAATTGAGGCCGGCAATGCTATGATGGTACAATCAAACAATTTCCCTAAAGAAATATTGAAGATTCTTGAAAATTTAAGAGGTTAA
- the flgB gene encoding flagellar basal body rod protein FlgB, whose protein sequence is MSYDEKVYDLVKKGLDAASLRSKVISNNIANVNTKGYKRYYVSFEDTLKDTMNKVELQKSDDLHLDGKDKPATISVKQDTSTSMREDGNNVDIENEMTNQAANTLMYNALITQVNSKLSMTRYVITSGGR, encoded by the coding sequence ATGTCGTATGATGAGAAGGTGTACGACCTGGTTAAGAAGGGTTTAGATGCGGCCTCCTTGAGAAGCAAAGTTATCTCAAATAATATTGCAAATGTGAATACTAAAGGCTACAAAAGATACTATGTGTCCTTTGAAGATACCCTAAAGGATACCATGAATAAAGTGGAGTTACAAAAAAGTGATGACCTTCACCTTGATGGGAAGGACAAGCCTGCAACCATCAGCGTTAAGCAGGACACATCTACAAGTATGAGAGAAGATGGAAACAATGTAGACATCGAAAATGAAATGACCAATCAGGCTGCAAACACACTGATGTATAATGCGTTAATTACTCAAGTAAATTCTAAGTTATCTATGACAAGATATGTCATAACCAGTGGCGGGAGGTAA
- the flgC gene encoding flagellar basal body rod protein FlgC, with amino-acid sequence MSAFTSLRISASGLSAERLRMDTIASNIANASTTRGEDGKPYVRKIAVFQENLNEAIRKGDRVEGNLLGVKSVGIVEDQSELRRVYDPSHPDADEEGYVLMPNVNILNEMADMIAATRAYEANINAINNEKSMFSKALEIGR; translated from the coding sequence ATGAGTGCATTCACTTCATTAAGAATAAGTGCCAGTGGATTGTCTGCTGAAAGATTGAGGATGGATACTATTGCCTCAAACATTGCAAATGCATCCACTACAAGAGGTGAAGATGGCAAACCATACGTGAGAAAAATTGCTGTTTTTCAAGAAAACCTCAATGAAGCTATAAGAAAAGGCGATAGAGTAGAAGGTAATTTGCTAGGGGTTAAGTCTGTAGGCATAGTAGAGGACCAATCTGAGTTAAGAAGGGTTTACGATCCATCACATCCCGATGCTGACGAAGAAGGTTACGTTTTAATGCCCAATGTTAATATATTGAACGAAATGGCGGATATGATAGCTGCTACCAGGGCCTATGAGGCTAACATCAATGCAATAAACAATGAAAAGAGTATGTTTTCTAAGGCTCTTGAAATAGGAAGATAG
- the fliE gene encoding flagellar hook-basal body complex protein FliE, with translation MKINDYLQSRMSLLSIDNTLGKETEKTQGSSMSFMDTLKEKLDKVNEKQIQSDVATESFIKGEDIDIHEVMLITEEAKMSLQLAVQVRNKIVEAYQEISRMQL, from the coding sequence ATGAAAATTAATGATTATCTACAGAGTAGAATGTCGCTGTTGTCCATAGATAATACCTTGGGAAAAGAAACTGAAAAAACTCAGGGCAGTTCAATGAGCTTTATGGACACGCTAAAGGAAAAGCTGGATAAGGTTAATGAGAAGCAAATACAATCAGATGTGGCTACTGAAAGCTTTATAAAAGGTGAGGATATTGATATCCACGAAGTTATGCTGATTACAGAGGAGGCTAAAATGTCTTTGCAGCTTGCTGTGCAGGTAAGAAATAAAATTGTGGAGGCATACCAGGAGATAAGCAGAATGCAGTTATAA
- the fliF gene encoding flagellar basal-body MS-ring/collar protein FliF, producing MNKLSEIFTKLKDKWKSTSIGQKILFGTIISVVLALIIIYVSYSSANKYGILFSDLTPEDGNTISAKLDELKIDKQVKGNTIYVPKEKVDELRLQLAGDISGGSKGYELLDNGSSFGMTNEEFDLKKLRATQGELERTIKSFPQIENARVHITPAEDSVFIKDGKPAKAAVYIQLKAGTKLSSENIRSIMALVSGSVENLPKENIEVIDDKMNLLSKGVLEEEEEDFTTSVDKQQALEMEFEKKLENALMDMLEPAIGRNKVNVKVNSDLDFDAKENTVITYDPNKVEVSSQIIRENSSSEEGTNSASPVDNNMGNTTPLNGGTNTTTKEDITTNYKVGETTSKVISAPGEVKRITASVIIDGKLDEATKTDLERLVSGVIGFKEDRGDSISVVGMTFDPSASEEEAKAIAELKEATERERRYQLYKTLAIAGVALVAFIIAMIFMFKVMRKKKDEPQPALDVVIGGNIPVKEAVKFDPIDLEVENEKTHLEQEIKKYATNKPEQVADIVRSWLAEDER from the coding sequence ATGAATAAACTATCAGAAATATTTACAAAGTTAAAAGATAAATGGAAATCTACAAGTATCGGTCAAAAAATACTCTTTGGAACAATAATTTCTGTAGTTTTAGCTCTAATCATAATTTACGTAAGCTACTCCAGTGCTAATAAATATGGCATTTTGTTTTCAGACCTTACACCAGAGGATGGGAATACTATCTCTGCAAAATTAGATGAGCTGAAAATTGATAAGCAGGTTAAAGGAAATACAATTTATGTTCCCAAAGAAAAGGTAGATGAACTGCGCCTGCAACTCGCTGGGGACATATCCGGCGGAAGCAAGGGATATGAATTACTTGATAACGGTAGTAGTTTTGGCATGACAAATGAAGAGTTTGATTTGAAAAAACTTAGAGCTACCCAGGGAGAGCTGGAGAGAACTATAAAAAGTTTTCCGCAGATAGAAAATGCAAGGGTTCATATTACACCTGCTGAGGATTCAGTTTTTATAAAAGATGGGAAGCCAGCCAAAGCTGCAGTTTATATACAGTTAAAAGCCGGTACTAAATTAAGTTCAGAAAATATTAGATCCATCATGGCCCTTGTATCCGGCAGCGTTGAAAATTTACCGAAGGAAAATATAGAAGTCATTGACGATAAAATGAACCTTTTATCTAAGGGAGTGCTTGAGGAAGAGGAAGAAGATTTCACTACATCTGTTGATAAACAACAGGCTTTGGAAATGGAGTTTGAAAAGAAGCTAGAGAATGCTCTTATGGATATGCTTGAACCAGCAATTGGAAGGAATAAGGTCAATGTTAAAGTTAACAGTGACCTGGATTTTGATGCAAAAGAAAATACTGTCATTACCTATGATCCGAATAAGGTGGAAGTAAGTTCACAAATCATTAGGGAAAACAGTTCTTCAGAGGAGGGAACGAACTCTGCAAGTCCTGTAGATAATAATATGGGAAATACCACTCCTCTTAATGGAGGTACAAATACAACCACTAAAGAGGATATTACCACTAATTACAAGGTTGGTGAAACTACCAGTAAGGTTATCAGTGCACCGGGAGAAGTAAAGAGAATTACTGCTTCTGTAATAATCGATGGGAAATTGGATGAAGCTACAAAGACGGATTTAGAGAGGTTAGTTTCCGGTGTCATCGGTTTCAAAGAGGACCGTGGGGACTCTATAAGTGTAGTGGGTATGACTTTTGATCCATCTGCTAGTGAGGAAGAGGCAAAAGCCATTGCTGAGCTGAAAGAAGCTACAGAGAGAGAAAGACGTTACCAACTATATAAAACTTTGGCTATTGCAGGTGTAGCACTTGTAGCCTTTATTATTGCAATGATCTTTATGTTTAAGGTGATGAGAAAGAAAAAGGATGAACCACAACCTGCATTAGATGTTGTCATAGGCGGAAATATACCGGTTAAAGAAGCTGTTAAATTTGACCCGATAGATTTGGAAGTGGAAAATGAGAAAACACACTTGGAACAAGAAATTAAGAAGTACGCTACCAATAAACCTGAACAGGTAGCAGATATTGTAAGATCGTGGCTGGCAGAAGATGAGAGGTGA
- the fliG gene encoding flagellar motor switch protein FliG — translation MARDTNKLTGVQKAAILFITLGPEASAGIIKRFPESDIQKITYEIANITSVKAEQRQEILSEFIEINKAKDYIVEGGIEYAKNLLSKALGQQRAKEILEKVTEATQQYRPFAIARKADAQQLMNVISNEHPQTIALILCYLQPDKSGQILSALPEEVQAEVAYRIASMSNTSPMVIKEIEKVLDSKLSSVVKSDVTVLGGVETLVDILNQVDRTTEKNITESLERENPELAEKIRESMFVFEDIITLDDVSIQRVLREVEAKELAMALKGCSEEVANAIFRNQSKRAAAALKEDMEFLGPVRLMDVEKAQQRIVGIIRRLDEAGEIVISRGGEDAIIV, via the coding sequence ATGGCTAGAGATACAAATAAGTTAACAGGTGTACAAAAAGCTGCCATATTGTTCATTACTCTAGGACCGGAAGCATCAGCAGGTATTATAAAGAGATTTCCTGAGAGTGACATCCAAAAGATAACCTATGAAATTGCCAATATTACTTCAGTAAAAGCTGAACAACGCCAAGAAATTCTTTCGGAATTTATTGAAATAAATAAGGCTAAGGATTATATAGTAGAAGGTGGTATAGAGTATGCTAAGAACCTTTTGTCAAAGGCTCTGGGACAGCAGAGAGCCAAAGAAATATTGGAAAAGGTAACAGAGGCTACTCAGCAATATAGGCCTTTTGCTATTGCCCGTAAGGCTGACGCTCAACAATTGATGAACGTCATTTCAAACGAGCATCCTCAAACCATTGCACTAATACTGTGTTATTTGCAGCCGGACAAGTCCGGACAGATTCTATCGGCCCTTCCTGAGGAGGTTCAGGCAGAAGTTGCCTATAGGATAGCTTCTATGAGCAATACATCGCCTATGGTTATCAAAGAAATCGAAAAGGTGCTGGATAGTAAATTATCTTCAGTAGTTAAGTCTGATGTAACGGTACTAGGTGGTGTAGAGACATTAGTAGATATACTTAATCAGGTTGATAGAACAACCGAGAAGAATATTACTGAAAGCCTTGAGAGAGAAAACCCGGAATTGGCAGAAAAAATCAGAGAATCAATGTTTGTGTTTGAAGATATTATTACTCTTGATGATGTTTCTATACAAAGAGTATTACGAGAGGTGGAAGCAAAAGAATTGGCAATGGCTCTTAAAGGATGCTCTGAAGAAGTTGCAAATGCAATATTCAGAAATCAATCCAAGAGAGCTGCTGCAGCGTTGAAGGAAGATATGGAATTCCTAGGTCCTGTAAGACTTATGGATGTTGAAAAAGCACAACAGAGAATTGTTGGTATTATAAGACGATTGGATGAAGCCGGAGAGATTGTAATATCAAGAGGTGGAGAAGATGCAATCATCGTATAG
- a CDS encoding FliH/SctL family protein, which produces MQSSYRVIKDTKVIPQGSREIVTLYSTHRISGKRDNTNIEIPAVNTQNEETMRLLEVAKLQSEEILIKAREKAELIQREAYEQAYKTGYGEGKQKGYSDGYEEAMAKVKLEGDRIIQSSVETLQNAKTEYETYLLEKKEEIIKLSINIARHILKREVSVDTGIDEMVVEALENSRKAESIVIRTNSLYVENIKAKLGLWKERFALKSDIFVLADEQIEQGVAIIEKNNGKIRIDIDEALENIKNSIL; this is translated from the coding sequence ATGCAATCATCGTATAGAGTAATTAAGGATACAAAGGTTATTCCACAGGGGAGTAGGGAGATTGTCACTCTATACTCCACCCATAGGATATCGGGAAAAAGAGATAACACAAATATTGAAATACCAGCAGTAAATACACAAAATGAAGAAACAATGAGACTTTTAGAAGTGGCAAAACTTCAAAGCGAAGAAATACTGATAAAAGCCAGGGAAAAAGCCGAGCTAATCCAGAGAGAAGCCTATGAACAGGCCTATAAAACCGGATATGGGGAAGGGAAGCAAAAGGGATACAGTGATGGCTATGAGGAGGCCATGGCTAAAGTTAAATTAGAGGGTGACCGAATAATACAAAGTTCTGTTGAAACTTTGCAAAATGCAAAAACAGAATATGAAACCTATCTGTTAGAGAAAAAAGAGGAAATAATCAAATTATCTATTAACATTGCAAGGCATATTCTGAAACGGGAAGTCAGCGTTGATACTGGTATTGATGAGATGGTTGTTGAAGCTCTTGAAAACTCTAGAAAGGCAGAAAGCATTGTAATTAGGACCAACTCACTTTATGTGGAGAATATCAAGGCTAAGTTAGGGCTTTGGAAAGAACGCTTTGCTTTAAAGTCGGACATCTTTGTCTTAGCTGATGAGCAGATTGAGCAAGGGGTTGCCATAATAGAAAAAAACAATGGAAAGATTCGAATAGATATAGATGAGGCCTTAGAAAATATTAAGAACTCAATACTATAA
- the fliI gene encoding flagellar protein export ATPase FliI — MLTIDFEELNKAVLECRTSYSEGKVSKVIGLTIEVEGIKAFVGELCTIYNDRNNPIICEVVGFRENNVILMPLGELNGIAPGCRVVPEGRPLSVRCSDALLGKVLDGLGNPIDNSVIKGGTYYSLDRDPPDPMKRRRIKTILPTGVRAIDGFLTCGEGQRVGIFAGSGVGKSTTLGMIAKYAEAEVNVICLIGERGREVLDFIEKDLGEEGLKRSVVVCATSDKSALVRMKGAFTATAIAEYFRDKGKKVILMMDSVTRFAMAQREVGLAIGEPPATKGYTPSVFAKLPRLLERSGMSDKGSITAFYTVLVDGDDFNEPIADAVRGILDGHIVLSRALAHKNHYPAIDILNSVSRLMPEIADEQHQQITSTLRDLLATYRDSEDLINIGAYVKGANPKIDKAVQYNETINKFLRQGIREHSSFEESLNRLKAMIKM; from the coding sequence ATGCTTACCATAGATTTTGAGGAGTTAAACAAAGCAGTACTTGAGTGTAGAACGTCATACTCAGAAGGAAAAGTAAGTAAGGTAATTGGGTTAACCATAGAGGTAGAGGGTATAAAGGCCTTCGTTGGTGAGTTGTGTACTATATATAATGATAGAAATAATCCTATAATTTGTGAGGTTGTAGGATTTAGAGAAAACAATGTCATATTGATGCCCTTGGGAGAATTAAACGGTATTGCGCCGGGCTGCAGGGTGGTGCCTGAAGGCAGGCCTCTAAGTGTAAGATGTAGTGATGCGCTACTGGGCAAGGTCCTGGATGGACTGGGAAATCCAATTGACAATTCAGTCATAAAGGGTGGAACATACTATTCCCTGGATAGGGATCCGCCGGACCCCATGAAGAGAAGAAGAATAAAGACAATACTTCCTACAGGAGTTAGGGCCATTGATGGTTTCCTAACCTGTGGAGAAGGACAAAGAGTAGGCATCTTTGCCGGCAGCGGTGTTGGTAAAAGTACAACTCTTGGTATGATAGCTAAATATGCAGAAGCAGAAGTCAATGTGATCTGCTTGATTGGTGAAAGAGGCAGAGAGGTACTTGATTTTATAGAGAAAGATCTGGGCGAGGAGGGCTTAAAAAGGTCAGTAGTTGTATGTGCTACCTCTGACAAGTCAGCCTTGGTCAGAATGAAAGGAGCTTTTACTGCTACCGCCATAGCTGAATACTTTAGAGATAAGGGCAAGAAGGTAATTTTGATGATGGACTCCGTAACCAGATTTGCTATGGCACAAAGAGAAGTGGGACTTGCTATAGGAGAACCGCCGGCTACTAAGGGATATACACCATCTGTATTTGCCAAACTGCCAAGATTGCTTGAAAGGTCAGGTATGTCTGATAAGGGATCCATAACGGCCTTTTATACAGTACTTGTTGACGGAGATGATTTTAATGAGCCTATAGCCGATGCTGTTAGAGGGATTTTGGATGGACATATAGTATTATCCAGAGCCTTGGCTCATAAAAATCACTATCCTGCCATAGATATACTGAACAGCGTCAGCAGATTGATGCCGGAAATAGCTGATGAACAGCATCAGCAGATAACCTCCACACTGAGAGACCTATTAGCCACTTACAGGGATTCGGAAGACCTTATTAACATAGGAGCTTATGTTAAGGGGGCAAATCCTAAAATTGATAAGGCTGTACAATATAATGAAACCATTAATAAATTCTTGAGACAGGGAATTAGAGAGCACAGCAGTTTTGAGGAAAGTTTAAACAGGCTTAAAGCAATGATTAAGATGTAA
- the fliJ gene encoding flagellar export protein FliJ, with product MQGFRFPLQKLLDIRVDKEEQSKRKLMEAQRQQNITQAKLDELKANYARYNVLDNNLTVAEKKMKVNYLNTLANGILKTKDELEQKKAVVNSCREDVRLRQIERKTVEIIKDKRLEAFKKEQDRKEQVQIDEFALYAFMRNLERG from the coding sequence ATGCAGGGGTTCAGGTTTCCATTACAAAAGCTTTTAGACATCAGGGTGGACAAAGAAGAGCAAAGTAAGCGGAAGTTGATGGAAGCTCAAAGGCAGCAGAATATTACACAAGCTAAGTTAGATGAACTAAAGGCTAACTATGCCAGGTATAACGTACTGGACAATAATCTCACTGTGGCAGAGAAAAAAATGAAGGTTAACTACCTAAATACTTTGGCTAATGGAATTCTAAAGACCAAGGATGAATTAGAACAAAAAAAGGCTGTAGTAAATAGCTGCCGTGAAGATGTTAGATTAAGGCAAATTGAGAGAAAAACTGTAGAAATCATTAAGGACAAAAGACTTGAAGCCTTCAAAAAGGAGCAGGACAGAAAAGAGCAAGTTCAAATTGATGAGTTTGCCCTATATGCATTTATGAGAAACCTTGAAAGGGGGTGA
- a CDS encoding flagellar hook-length control protein FliK, whose amino-acid sequence MNVNIPAINIPSNGTDTLSYSGSYISKSDNDQFKALLGELSGIQEKSSSYVKGSIASKISELKVAESADDLQSKLKDMVKGLLENIISVEADIKVQPQNVTVTENKGDLIIDIQEAQKLLAELKEETTSLEELVMLLARLNLYMNADQSPQGTPAMKQFTADVNSALEDLISFDTAQAGSSDKNKLLQAIGNLMADEEVPQDIKDLLMQFEILSDNSLEEVQAAVDNSIKAALAEEYFSQKIQKSSINENTEALRETRRQNAESATRINGNGNTVSDNKELRELNYLEAKFIKNVDKSQAKLHKFYSMFSTFNSKAANVAEVQSAMEQKAVKIPESLFNHLEFPNKRMAIKTPDLMGQAVPEEAFLGEKMAVQSEESLLLNNEPETGNSSNKEEKFLESLLDDKAEVKDDKVTLFMNQIKNVDSEVGDIAIKEKVTVNKSTFVSDIIKSVKFMEKSNLKELRVSIAPKELGEIVITVILEAGKMKTSIAASNKEAYNLLLSNAEEIKGAFSNNEIRIQDFSNSIYNGDTTFFKDGSQRRGNDGQRSGNSGKIIGSGIEEVGDILAEEEDILDSQINILA is encoded by the coding sequence ATGAATGTAAATATTCCGGCAATAAATATTCCAAGCAATGGCACTGATACTCTGTCATATAGTGGCAGTTATATTTCAAAGAGTGACAATGACCAGTTTAAAGCTTTGTTAGGAGAACTCTCAGGGATTCAAGAGAAGAGCTCAAGTTATGTAAAAGGGAGTATTGCAAGTAAAATTAGTGAATTGAAAGTTGCAGAATCAGCAGATGACCTCCAAAGTAAGCTGAAGGATATGGTAAAAGGCTTATTAGAGAATATAATTTCCGTTGAAGCAGATATTAAAGTTCAACCACAAAATGTGACTGTTACAGAAAACAAGGGCGACCTAATCATTGATATTCAAGAGGCCCAAAAGCTGTTAGCAGAGTTGAAAGAAGAAACTACCAGCTTAGAAGAATTAGTGATGTTATTGGCCAGACTCAATCTTTATATGAATGCAGATCAAAGTCCACAAGGAACACCTGCGATGAAACAATTTACTGCAGATGTTAACAGTGCCTTAGAAGATTTAATTAGTTTTGACACTGCACAAGCAGGAAGTTCCGACAAGAACAAGCTATTGCAGGCCATAGGCAACCTAATGGCTGATGAAGAGGTGCCACAGGACATAAAGGACTTGTTAATGCAGTTTGAGATTTTGTCCGACAATAGTCTTGAGGAAGTACAAGCAGCTGTAGACAATAGTATTAAGGCAGCACTGGCTGAAGAATATTTTAGCCAAAAGATTCAGAAGAGTAGTATAAATGAAAATACTGAAGCATTACGTGAGACAAGAAGGCAGAATGCAGAATCTGCAACAAGGATAAACGGCAATGGAAATACGGTTTCTGACAATAAGGAACTTAGAGAGCTGAATTACTTGGAAGCCAAGTTCATAAAAAATGTGGACAAGAGTCAGGCTAAACTACACAAGTTCTATAGTATGTTCAGTACTTTCAATTCAAAGGCTGCTAATGTGGCAGAAGTCCAAAGTGCAATGGAGCAAAAGGCTGTAAAGATTCCTGAGAGTCTATTTAATCATCTAGAGTTTCCTAATAAGAGGATGGCTATAAAAACACCTGATTTGATGGGACAAGCTGTACCTGAGGAAGCCTTTCTAGGTGAAAAAATGGCTGTACAGTCTGAGGAAAGTTTATTGCTAAACAATGAACCTGAGACTGGTAACAGCAGCAATAAGGAAGAAAAGTTCCTGGAGAGTTTATTAGACGACAAAGCTGAAGTGAAGGATGATAAGGTAACCCTATTCATGAATCAAATTAAAAATGTTGATTCAGAAGTGGGAGATATTGCAATAAAAGAAAAAGTGACTGTAAATAAGTCCACCTTTGTCAGTGACATTATTAAATCAGTGAAGTTTATGGAAAAGTCCAACCTTAAGGAATTGAGGGTAAGTATAGCTCCGAAAGAGCTGGGGGAAATAGTTATAACAGTTATATTAGAAGCTGGTAAGATGAAGACCAGCATAGCTGCCAGCAATAAGGAGGCCTATAACCTGCTGCTATCCAATGCGGAAGAGATTAAGGGGGCCTTCAGTAACAATGAAATCCGAATCCAGGATTTTAGTAACAGTATATATAATGGAGATACCACCTTCTTCAAAGACGGATCTCAGAGGCGTGGAAATGATGGCCAAAGGTCCGGAAACTCAGGAAAGATTATTGGCAGTGGCATAGAAGAGGTTGGTGATATTTTGGCAGAAGAGGAAGATATATTAGATAGCCAGATAAATATACTGGCATAA
- a CDS encoding flagellar hook capping FlgD N-terminal domain-containing protein, whose protein sequence is MSVNSVYGTGNATERGTRIVKAGGELDKNAFLRILAAQLSNQDPMNTSDSSQYVAQMAQFSSLEQMTNLNTTMTFSSANSLIGKGVSLKVADADGNAYTGIVRSVSNRSGSVKLTVEVNVNGSSEFMEFNYDDVSDVIEVPDYKLDSLNENILLLTASTLIGKRAQFNEVDENNNKYVGTVKGVYIEGNTIMFNVKPDDKDETVNLPYSSIRKVQEV, encoded by the coding sequence ATGAGCGTAAACAGTGTGTATGGCACAGGAAATGCTACAGAAAGAGGAACCAGAATTGTTAAGGCCGGTGGTGAACTTGACAAAAATGCATTTTTGAGAATACTTGCAGCGCAGCTTTCTAACCAAGACCCTATGAACACAAGCGATTCCAGTCAATATGTGGCTCAGATGGCTCAATTTTCATCACTGGAACAGATGACTAATTTGAATACCACCATGACATTTTCTTCAGCAAACTCACTGATAGGCAAAGGGGTATCCCTTAAAGTTGCCGATGCAGATGGGAATGCCTATACCGGAATTGTAAGATCGGTATCAAACCGGTCAGGAAGTGTAAAGTTGACGGTGGAAGTAAATGTAAATGGTTCTAGTGAATTCATGGAATTCAATTACGATGATGTAAGTGATGTTATTGAGGTACCGGATTATAAGCTGGACAGTCTTAATGAGAATATATTATTGCTGACTGCTTCGACCCTTATAGGAAAAAGAGCCCAATTCAATGAAGTTGACGAAAACAATAATAAGTATGTGGGTACAGTAAAGGGTGTATATATCGAAGGAAACACCATTATGTTTAATGTAAAACCTGATGACAAGGATGAAACTGTGAACTTACCTTACAGCAGTATAAGAAAGGTTCAAGAAGTATAG